One genomic region from Bacillus aquiflavi encodes:
- a CDS encoding helix-turn-helix domain-containing protein: MDILAKRLKALRAEAKAKDKRFTQEYVGKLIGVARTTYTAYENGTKEPSLETVNKLADIFNVTTDYLQGRTDIRNFQQINEEKKSLFIINDPELRRWYNELPEIGEEELKKLHKVWKIFKNEE, encoded by the coding sequence ATGGATATATTAGCGAAGCGTTTAAAAGCACTTCGAGCGGAAGCAAAGGCAAAAGATAAACGATTCACACAAGAATATGTTGGCAAATTAATTGGTGTTGCACGTACAACATATACCGCCTATGAAAACGGCACAAAAGAACCATCGCTTGAAACAGTGAATAAACTCGCCGATATTTTTAACGTAACAACTGATTATTTACAAGGGCGAACTGATATAAGAAACTTTCAACAAATAAACGAGGAAAAAAAAAGTTTATTTATTATAAACGACCCAGAATTAAGACGCTGGTACAATGAACTTCCCGAAATCGGTGAAGAAGAATTGAAAAAGCTGCATAAGGTTTGGAAAATTTTTAAAAACGAAGAATAA
- a CDS encoding helix-turn-helix transcriptional regulator, with the protein MRVWIKKIRMNKSLTQEDIAEQCKISRSYYTHIENGTKTPTVPVAKRMANFFDCEWTIFFENERSLEDRNKKNTQKVV; encoded by the coding sequence TTGAGAGTTTGGATAAAAAAAATTCGAATGAACAAGTCATTAACTCAAGAGGATATTGCAGAACAATGCAAAATTTCAAGAAGCTACTACACACATATAGAAAATGGAACAAAAACGCCGACGGTTCCAGTAGCGAAGCGGATGGCTAACTTTTTTGATTGCGAATGGACCATTTTTTTTGAAAATGAACGTTCCTTAGAGGATCGTAATAAAAAGAATACGCAAAAGGTAGTTTAG
- a CDS encoding DUF6792 domain-containing protein: MKQKGVLGELVRARLTSAEYDGLTKETVEKFLIEEYGQLPPPFEIIHSDKLQIGEESGFNGTAVHFFDENQGINEVYVINRGTEGDLSKFAELGEKWLETLKKYKQNPENLREIVFSGNEDIYTDAYEVLLGDDQSQIRDNQKFKNEVIQKVNKKNLSTKPVFFLDAHSLGGNQGQTLMVTSGDLFTDVNVYNDAPMNVYNIVRMHDKIRKTVEDKYGILADEHDIYKIKPSELYSILDTELGSYASKITYYRNEEDLLTNLTLPYAYRLTNKMNVVTFDSDSKVGRPVDLAAKYPDLTGMIVSILDRANQVKGLSYPEIAFFAKSGFVAAALPSLFHNDFERRIGHLIDDFEGIDLTGHAMDVVIAQIAKQSQQKIVNNELMIKVADIDGGEIEINLDAAYRFYSEGYSLLFGKEETIPAMERVFQTYIVESYQRHVTYTTQQMAEIEENPEAFLSSSDRYTVDVQYHVKYSNFRFLDRPRPQLAPNITMLFDEVIAGIRLETNRQKEFLEKYKDGIKKLAETDERIALLFDTHLERRQSW, from the coding sequence ATGAAGCAGAAAGGCGTATTAGGTGAACTCGTTCGGGCGAGATTAACGAGTGCGGAATATGATGGTTTAACGAAAGAAACAGTGGAAAAGTTTTTAATTGAAGAGTACGGACAATTGCCGCCGCCATTTGAGATTATTCATTCAGATAAATTGCAAATTGGTGAAGAGTCTGGCTTTAACGGGACGGCAGTCCACTTTTTTGATGAGAACCAAGGGATTAATGAAGTATACGTTATTAACCGCGGTACAGAAGGGGACTTAAGTAAATTTGCAGAATTAGGCGAAAAGTGGCTTGAAACGTTAAAGAAATATAAACAAAATCCTGAAAATTTAAGAGAAATAGTTTTTAGCGGAAATGAAGATATATATACAGACGCTTATGAAGTGCTGTTAGGTGACGATCAATCGCAAATTAGAGATAATCAAAAATTTAAAAATGAAGTGATTCAAAAAGTAAATAAAAAAAATTTATCGACTAAACCAGTTTTCTTTTTAGATGCTCATTCGTTAGGTGGAAATCAAGGGCAAACATTAATGGTGACGAGTGGGGATTTGTTTACAGATGTAAATGTATATAACGATGCTCCGATGAATGTATACAATATCGTTAGAATGCATGATAAAATAAGAAAAACCGTAGAGGATAAATATGGTATTTTAGCCGACGAACACGATATTTACAAAATTAAACCATCTGAATTATATTCAATTCTCGACACAGAGCTAGGCAGCTATGCTAGTAAAATCACTTACTATCGAAATGAGGAAGATTTGTTAACGAATTTAACGCTTCCTTATGCTTATCGGTTAACGAATAAGATGAATGTCGTTACATTTGATTCTGATTCGAAAGTAGGCAGACCAGTAGACTTAGCCGCCAAGTATCCGGATTTAACGGGAATGATTGTGTCTATACTAGATCGGGCGAATCAAGTGAAAGGTTTATCTTATCCTGAAATAGCATTCTTCGCAAAATCAGGCTTCGTTGCGGCAGCTCTTCCATCATTATTCCATAATGATTTTGAGCGAAGGATTGGTCATTTAATTGATGACTTTGAAGGAATCGATTTGACAGGTCATGCAATGGATGTCGTGATTGCACAAATCGCGAAACAATCGCAGCAAAAAATTGTGAACAACGAGCTAATGATAAAAGTGGCGGATATTGATGGCGGAGAAATTGAGATTAACCTTGATGCTGCCTATCGCTTTTATAGCGAAGGTTATTCGCTTTTGTTTGGAAAAGAGGAAACAATTCCAGCAATGGAACGTGTCTTTCAAACGTATATTGTCGAAAGTTATCAAAGACATGTGACATATACAACACAGCAGATGGCTGAAATTGAAGAGAATCCAGAAGCATTTTTATCATCATCTGACCGCTATACGGTCGATGTGCAATATCATGTAAAATATTCGAATTTTCGCTTTTTAGATCGTCCAAGACCACAGCTTGCACCAAATATTACGATGCTTTTTGATGAAGTGATTGCAGGGATTCGGTTAGAAACGAATCGCCAAAAAGAGTTTTTAGAAAAATATAAAGACGGAATTAAAAAGTTGGCGGAAACAGATGAGCGTATTGCCCTATTATTTGATACCCATTTAGAAAGAAGACAGTCATGGTGA
- a CDS encoding AAA family ATPase yields the protein MIVNKMNYMIENILHNIEKVMIGKRNVAELSLVALLSGGHVLLEDVPGVGKTMLVKALAKSVNAQFKRIQFTPDLLPSDVTGVSIYNPKEMEFQFRPGPIMGNIILADEINRTSPKTQSALLEGLEEGSVTIDGVTHKLDKPFFVMATQNPIEYEGTYPLPEAQLDRFLLKMEMGYPHFDEEMEVLRRAMKVPPIEELQPVIDIADLIVLQQQIKNVFVDETIKRYIVDLANGTRNHNSVYLGVSPRGSIALMKAAQAYAFMYGRDYVIPDDIQYLTPFVFTHRLMMKSEAKYAGFRSEEIISRILEETSVPVQRLVR from the coding sequence ATGATCGTAAATAAAATGAATTATATGATTGAAAATATATTGCACAATATTGAAAAAGTAATGATTGGTAAGCGGAATGTAGCTGAATTAAGTTTAGTCGCTTTGTTATCAGGCGGACATGTGTTGCTTGAAGATGTGCCTGGTGTTGGGAAGACAATGTTAGTTAAAGCATTGGCGAAATCAGTTAATGCTCAATTTAAACGAATCCAATTTACACCTGACCTTTTGCCGTCTGATGTGACAGGGGTCTCAATCTATAACCCAAAGGAAATGGAATTTCAATTTAGACCTGGTCCGATTATGGGGAACATTATTTTAGCCGATGAAATTAATCGTACTTCACCTAAAACACAATCGGCATTGCTGGAAGGATTAGAGGAGGGCAGTGTGACGATAGATGGGGTCACTCATAAGCTTGATAAGCCCTTTTTTGTTATGGCAACGCAAAATCCGATTGAGTATGAAGGAACGTACCCGCTTCCTGAAGCACAGCTAGATCGCTTTTTATTAAAAATGGAAATGGGCTACCCTCATTTTGATGAGGAGATGGAAGTGTTACGTAGGGCAATGAAAGTACCGCCAATTGAAGAACTGCAACCGGTTATCGATATCGCAGACTTAATTGTTTTGCAGCAGCAAATTAAAAACGTATTCGTCGATGAGACGATCAAGCGTTATATTGTTGATCTTGCAAACGGAACGAGGAATCATAATAGCGTTTACTTAGGTGTAAGTCCCCGCGGATCTATTGCGTTAATGAAAGCGGCCCAAGCGTATGCGTTTATGTATGGAAGAGATTATGTCATTCCTGATGATATTCAATATTTAACTCCTTTCGTGTTCACTCATCGTCTCATGATGAAATCAGAGGCGAAATATGCAGGCTTTCGCTCAGAAGAAATCATTTCCCGTATACTAGAAGAAACTTCTGTTCCAGTGCAAAGGTTAGTGAGATAG
- a CDS encoding DUF58 domain-containing protein, with the protein MTLLCLVGVVFSYAMFQGGFVSWFLFYSLIPMGLYALSLFFYDLKHIHVKRELVKAELTVGEKLKVTLKLRRRFPFPLLYLVVKEQFSSMERTTKVLLIPGFRKEMSCEYIIEHLPRGEHFLQSVHLKTGDPFGLMKKETVLTCENKIIVYPKVVDIVYSPLINRHDHGIAASMERIQRETTVATGVRKYQPGDRYSWINWKASAKRNEMMTKEFEQPHSHYMLLVMDRSPNVYFEDIVSFTASLMKAMTRKGIQISLLSFGPDRVFFPCGGGIEQERQLFHHFIRVADNSAVPLDRVLDMERISLRQSAAPVIITGQLNKAIIEKVGQYTSQGAATIFLIQGKKDKESNEEHPLLTFALSRGIHVKIVDAFSEVSR; encoded by the coding sequence ATGACACTCTTATGTTTAGTCGGTGTTGTCTTTTCGTATGCGATGTTTCAAGGTGGATTTGTCAGCTGGTTTTTATTTTATAGCTTAATTCCAATGGGTCTCTATGCTCTTAGCTTATTTTTTTATGATTTGAAGCATATTCACGTGAAGAGAGAATTGGTTAAAGCCGAGTTGACCGTTGGTGAAAAGTTAAAAGTCACTTTAAAGCTTCGACGCCGTTTCCCATTTCCGTTACTTTATTTAGTTGTGAAGGAACAGTTCTCATCTATGGAGAGAACGACGAAAGTGCTTCTTATTCCCGGTTTTCGTAAAGAAATGAGCTGTGAATATATCATTGAACATTTGCCGCGTGGCGAACATTTTTTACAATCCGTTCACTTAAAAACAGGCGATCCGTTTGGCTTAATGAAAAAGGAAACAGTGTTAACTTGTGAGAATAAAATAATTGTCTATCCAAAAGTTGTTGATATTGTTTATTCCCCACTAATAAATCGCCATGATCATGGAATAGCTGCTTCTATGGAAAGAATCCAAAGAGAAACGACTGTAGCAACCGGAGTGAGGAAGTATCAGCCAGGTGATCGTTATTCTTGGATTAATTGGAAAGCTAGTGCAAAACGAAATGAAATGATGACGAAGGAATTTGAACAGCCTCATTCGCATTATATGCTACTTGTAATGGATCGGAGCCCGAACGTTTATTTTGAAGATATTGTTTCGTTTACTGCTTCACTCATGAAGGCAATGACGAGAAAAGGGATTCAAATCAGTCTCCTTTCTTTCGGTCCAGACCGAGTATTTTTCCCTTGCGGGGGAGGGATAGAGCAGGAGCGGCAGCTTTTTCATCACTTCATAAGAGTAGCTGATAATAGTGCAGTTCCTTTAGATAGAGTGCTAGATATGGAACGAATTTCATTACGACAAAGTGCAGCACCAGTCATTATAACTGGACAATTGAATAAAGCAATTATTGAAAAAGTGGGACAGTACACTTCTCAGGGGGCAGCTACGATTTTTTTAATCCAAGGTAAGAAGGATAAAGAAAGTAATGAAGAGCATCCTTTATTAACGTTTGCACTTTCTCGAGGAATTCATGTTAAAATTGTCGATGCTTTTTCGGAGGTGAGCCGATGA
- a CDS encoding transglutaminaseTgpA domain-containing protein, with translation MMNQEAASKKVISLLLYIFSFILLLEWFRPIEQLTDTGYIHLFILFIVISFGLAFFNVNTSLTVFVKVVYIIYSLNHLYLNASFFKFKWFPLFLADVKKNIQFLFSREWDQLSNPFRSLLFYILLWLITYLIHYWLIKLRSMFLFLLMTITYITVLDIFTPYDAKWAIVRTVSTGFILLGMLAFIRLNEQEINVQNRSMMKKWFSVCLSIVLLCIITGFVGPKAGPMWPDPVPFFKSVGQGNEREQASKVGYSMDDSNLGGPFVGDDEVVFTTEIDSKHYWKAETKDVYTGKGWERSHDDKVVFIHQDERIPIVDILDGVETTEQRSSVIMNRDYVHIFYPNGIKYIHTDTSSNGDLSYNVNKSTGKIEPIYNGKAIALSNYDITYHNPSYHVEHLKEVTDVNAADLPQSFIEQYTQLPEGLPQRTTHLAEEITSAESNWFDKAKAVERFFQSGEFFYDQRDVAIPSDRDDYVDQFLFETKKGYCDNFSSSMVVMMRSVGIPSRWVKGFTEGEYKGVSQSGKKLYEITNNNAHSWVEVYFPNVGWVPFEPTKGFSNNAQFNYQLNQHKQEEVEKEQPEQEIEQPKQEKVEKTEKDSTVAPTMLEKWWKSAADFLKNGWKWMVLLLCFMLAVAFVLYFIRGKWLPYYYLVKYKNFHDPEQFEKAYFVLLKELERIGLERKNGDTLREFAKHVDRFFSINEMTCLTLKYEQYVYSGELAVEEIAEVNELWENLIKTMRT, from the coding sequence ATGATGAATCAAGAGGCAGCTTCTAAAAAAGTCATCTCTCTTCTATTGTATATTTTTAGTTTTATTTTATTGCTAGAGTGGTTCCGTCCGATTGAGCAATTAACAGATACAGGATATATTCATCTATTTATCCTTTTTATTGTCATCTCTTTTGGGCTCGCTTTTTTTAATGTGAATACTTCATTGACTGTCTTTGTTAAAGTTGTTTATATTATTTACTCGTTAAATCATTTATATTTGAACGCCTCTTTTTTCAAATTTAAGTGGTTTCCGCTATTTTTAGCTGATGTTAAGAAGAATATTCAGTTCCTTTTTAGCCGTGAGTGGGATCAGTTAAGCAATCCTTTTAGAAGTTTACTTTTCTATATTTTATTATGGTTAATTACTTATTTAATTCATTATTGGCTGATTAAGTTGAGAAGTATGTTCCTTTTTCTTTTGATGACGATTACTTATATTACCGTTTTAGATATTTTTACTCCGTATGATGCAAAATGGGCGATTGTACGGACCGTTAGCACCGGATTTATTTTATTAGGCATGCTTGCCTTTATTAGATTAAATGAACAGGAAATAAATGTACAAAATCGCTCAATGATGAAGAAATGGTTTAGCGTATGCTTAAGTATTGTTTTACTATGTATCATTACAGGGTTCGTTGGTCCAAAGGCGGGGCCTATGTGGCCTGATCCAGTTCCTTTTTTTAAATCCGTTGGACAAGGAAATGAAAGAGAACAAGCTTCAAAAGTTGGTTATAGTATGGATGATTCGAACTTAGGCGGGCCATTTGTTGGAGATGATGAGGTTGTCTTTACTACAGAGATCGATTCAAAGCATTATTGGAAGGCAGAAACAAAAGATGTGTATACAGGTAAAGGATGGGAAAGGTCTCATGATGATAAAGTAGTTTTCATTCATCAAGACGAACGTATTCCGATTGTTGATATTCTCGACGGGGTGGAAACGACAGAGCAGCGTTCATCTGTCATTATGAACCGTGATTACGTTCATATTTTTTATCCTAATGGAATTAAATATATTCATACCGACACTTCATCTAATGGTGATCTATCCTACAATGTGAATAAGTCGACAGGAAAAATTGAGCCAATTTATAATGGAAAGGCTATTGCGTTAAGCAATTATGACATTACGTATCATAACCCATCTTATCATGTAGAACATTTAAAAGAAGTAACTGATGTGAATGCGGCTGATTTGCCTCAGTCTTTTATTGAACAATATACCCAACTTCCAGAGGGATTGCCGCAACGAACGACTCATTTAGCTGAAGAAATTACTAGCGCGGAAAGTAATTGGTTTGATAAAGCTAAGGCGGTCGAACGCTTTTTTCAAAGTGGAGAATTTTTTTATGATCAGCGCGATGTTGCCATTCCTTCAGATCGTGATGATTACGTTGATCAGTTTTTATTTGAAACGAAAAAAGGGTACTGTGATAACTTTTCGTCTTCGATGGTTGTCATGATGCGGTCTGTAGGAATTCCGAGCCGCTGGGTGAAAGGATTTACCGAGGGGGAATATAAAGGAGTTTCCCAAAGTGGAAAAAAGTTATACGAGATTACGAACAATAATGCCCATTCTTGGGTTGAAGTTTATTTCCCAAATGTTGGCTGGGTCCCTTTTGAACCGACAAAAGGATTTTCCAATAATGCTCAATTTAACTACCAATTAAATCAACATAAACAGGAAGAAGTTGAAAAAGAACAGCCAGAGCAAGAAATTGAGCAGCCTAAGCAAGAAAAGGTTGAAAAGACTGAAAAGGATTCGACTGTTGCTCCTACAATGCTTGAGAAATGGTGGAAAAGTGCCGCCGACTTTTTGAAAAACGGTTGGAAATGGATGGTTCTTTTATTATGTTTCATGCTTGCCGTCGCATTTGTCCTATATTTCATTCGCGGTAAATGGCTTCCATATTATTATCTTGTTAAATATAAGAATTTTCACGATCCAGAGCAATTTGAAAAAGCTTATTTTGTTTTATTAAAAGAATTGGAACGTATTGGTTTAGAGAGAAAAAACGGCGATACTCTTCGTGAATTTGCAAAACATGTGGATCGTTTCTTTTCGATAAATGAGATGACTTGTTTAACTTTAAAGTATGAACAATACGTATATAGTGGAGAATTAGCAGTCGAAGAAATTGCAGAGGTGAACGAATTATGGGAAAATTTAATTAAAACAATGAGAACTTGA
- the guaA gene encoding glutamine-hydrolyzing GMP synthase, with translation MKMFTIGEESVNLLKLNEVTYVSGNEFLQKEEKVIVLDFGSQYNQLITRRIRELGVYSELHPHTITAEEIKAMNPKGIILSGGPNSVYGDNAFQCDKQIFELGLPILGVCYGMQLMAVHYGGKVERAKQREYGKAVLTIEQQSPLFEGLPNEQAVWMSHGDLVVEAPEGFIVNGTNPSGPIAAMSDPTRNMYAVQFHPEVHHSVFGNEIIKNFVFHICGCKGDWTMENFIELEVEKIRETVGDKKVLCALSGGVDSSVVAVLLHKAIGDQLTCIFVDHGLLRKGEAESVMKTFADGFHMNVIKIDAKDRFLNKLVGVTDPEKKRKIIGNEFIYVFDDEAAKLEGIEFLAQGTLYTDIIESGTATAQTIKSHHNVGGLPEDMAFTLIEPLKMLFKDEVRALGTELGIPDEIVWRQPFPGPGLGIRVLGEITEDKLKIVRDSDAILREEIAKAGLERDIWQYFTVLPNIRSVGVMGDARTYDYTIGIRAVTSIDGMTSDWARIPWDVLEKISTRIVNEVDHVNRVVYDITSKPAATIEWE, from the coding sequence ATGAAGATGTTTACAATAGGAGAAGAATCAGTTAATTTACTTAAACTAAATGAGGTGACCTACGTGTCGGGGAACGAATTTTTACAAAAAGAAGAAAAAGTTATTGTACTTGATTTTGGCAGTCAATATAATCAATTAATTACTCGCCGTATTCGTGAGCTTGGAGTTTATAGTGAGCTTCATCCACATACAATAACAGCAGAAGAAATTAAAGCAATGAATCCGAAAGGGATTATTCTTTCTGGCGGTCCAAATAGTGTATATGGTGATAATGCTTTTCAGTGCGATAAACAAATTTTTGAACTGGGGCTCCCAATTTTAGGGGTTTGCTACGGTATGCAATTAATGGCGGTACATTACGGTGGAAAGGTAGAGCGTGCGAAACAGAGAGAGTATGGGAAAGCTGTGTTAACTATTGAACAACAGTCACCGCTTTTCGAAGGTTTGCCTAATGAACAAGCCGTTTGGATGAGCCATGGCGATCTTGTTGTTGAAGCACCTGAAGGTTTTATTGTAAATGGAACGAATCCATCTGGTCCGATTGCTGCTATGAGTGATCCAACACGAAATATGTATGCAGTTCAGTTCCATCCTGAAGTCCATCATTCTGTATTTGGCAATGAAATCATCAAAAACTTCGTCTTTCACATTTGCGGATGTAAAGGCGATTGGACGATGGAAAATTTTATAGAATTGGAAGTTGAAAAAATACGTGAAACGGTTGGAGATAAAAAGGTTCTTTGTGCGTTGAGCGGAGGAGTTGACTCTTCTGTTGTCGCAGTTCTGCTTCATAAAGCGATTGGTGACCAGCTTACTTGTATTTTTGTTGACCACGGTTTACTTCGCAAAGGTGAAGCTGAAAGTGTAATGAAGACGTTTGCCGACGGCTTTCATATGAACGTCATTAAGATTGATGCTAAAGATCGTTTCTTAAATAAACTTGTAGGAGTAACTGATCCTGAGAAAAAGCGCAAAATCATCGGCAATGAATTCATTTATGTGTTTGATGATGAAGCGGCTAAGTTAGAAGGAATAGAGTTTTTAGCCCAAGGAACGTTATATACTGACATTATTGAAAGTGGAACGGCAACTGCACAAACGATAAAATCACATCATAATGTCGGCGGTCTGCCTGAAGACATGGCATTCACTTTAATTGAGCCGTTAAAAATGTTATTTAAAGATGAAGTTCGTGCGCTTGGAACAGAACTTGGCATTCCAGATGAGATCGTTTGGCGTCAGCCGTTCCCAGGCCCTGGTCTTGGTATTCGTGTACTTGGGGAAATTACCGAGGACAAGCTTAAAATTGTCCGCGATTCTGATGCGATTTTACGCGAAGAGATTGCCAAGGCAGGTCTAGAACGTGATATTTGGCAATATTTCACCGTTTTGCCTAACATTCGCAGTGTCGGTGTGATGGGTGATGCCCGTACGTATGATTATACGATTGGCATTCGTGCTGTCACATCTATCGATGGAATGACTTCAGACTGGGCACGAATTCCGTGGGATGTGTTAGAAAAAATCTCAACAAGAATTGTAAATGAAGTAGACCACGTCAACAGGGTTGTGTATGATATTACGAGTAAGCCGGCTGCTACAATTGAGTGGGAATGA
- a CDS encoding tyrosine-type recombinase/integrase, producing the protein MKIVDAIKEFEFEQHINGLSKKYVALCQHRLNSWKTYMIDELFIDNVTLVTEKHIKLFIRHRQNLGREKNITINNRLATLKVFFKFLVDMGVIKKENNPMTDIKNLKEGRTVITTFTDDEVKQIIDSTGTQTYSNIRDKTVLIFLFETGIRVSELVGLKNSDVFIDRIFIRGKGSHERY; encoded by the coding sequence TTGAAAATAGTTGATGCGATCAAGGAATTTGAGTTCGAGCAGCACATAAATGGATTATCGAAAAAGTATGTCGCGCTATGCCAGCATCGCCTAAATAGTTGGAAAACGTACATGATCGACGAGCTATTTATCGACAATGTAACGCTGGTAACCGAAAAGCATATCAAGCTATTTATACGTCACAGGCAGAATTTGGGACGTGAAAAGAATATCACGATTAATAACCGATTGGCTACGTTAAAGGTATTTTTCAAGTTTTTAGTAGATATGGGGGTTATCAAAAAAGAAAACAATCCGATGACCGATATTAAAAATCTGAAAGAAGGCCGCACAGTTATAACGACATTTACGGACGATGAAGTTAAGCAGATAATCGACTCTACCGGCACGCAGACATATAGCAATATCCGAGATAAGACGGTACTTATATTTTTATTCGAGACAGGCATAAGGGTTAGTGAATTAGTCGGACTAAAGAATAGTGATGTATTTATTGACCGTATATTTATCCGAGGAAAAGGCAGTCACGAGCGGTATTAA
- a CDS encoding DUF4352 domain-containing protein codes for MEKTKKPIFKRWYFWVALIIVLGAVGAGMGEDKESAKGGAEKVATTTAGEVKSGGAEEKSKVAEEEAPKDYKIGDTAEIKNHNVSAVNVERKTSGNYDKAKDGHEFIVVNVKIENGGEKNISYNPMSFKIKTSSGNIVDQAITIVDSNTALSSGELAAGGTVEGTVSFEVPAGDQDLELIYSPNPFTDDSVIIKLQ; via the coding sequence TTGGAAAAAACGAAGAAACCGATTTTCAAGCGTTGGTACTTTTGGGTTGCACTTATTATCGTACTGGGCGCGGTAGGCGCGGGCATGGGCGAGGACAAAGAAAGTGCTAAAGGCGGTGCAGAAAAAGTCGCTACCACAACGGCGGGTGAAGTTAAGAGCGGCGGAGCAGAGGAAAAGTCGAAAGTTGCGGAAGAAGAAGCGCCGAAAGATTATAAAATAGGCGATACTGCCGAAATTAAAAATCATAATGTGTCGGCGGTCAACGTCGAGCGGAAAACGTCGGGCAATTACGATAAAGCAAAAGACGGGCACGAGTTCATAGTTGTAAACGTCAAGATTGAGAACGGTGGCGAAAAGAACATCTCGTACAATCCGATGAGTTTTAAAATAAAAACGAGCAGTGGTAATATAGTTGATCAGGCGATAACGATAGTAGACTCTAACACAGCGCTAAGCTCGGGCGAATTAGCAGCAGGCGGAACGGTTGAGGGTACGGTGTCGTTCGAAGTGCCGGCCGGCGACCAAGACCTCGAATTAATTTATTCGCCGAATCCTTTTACCGACGACAGCGTTATAATTAAATTACAATAA